The following proteins are co-located in the Malus sylvestris chromosome 13, drMalSylv7.2, whole genome shotgun sequence genome:
- the LOC126597077 gene encoding gamma-glutamyl peptidase 5-like, with protein MKAEKESRSGSYALLLAARDSDYVKKVYGGYFNVFVAAFGEEGERWDLYRVVEGEFPGMDDLQSYDGFVVSGSPYNAYGNDYWIMKLCFLLQTLDAMEKKVLGICFGHQVLCRALGGKVGKAYTGWDIGLRKVKIVKDLAPFSILNYLDDMPPALSIIECHQDEVWEVPSGAEVIAYSDKTGVEMFTIGGHVLGIQGHPEYSKDILLNLIDRLFNSNFIEKGFAENTRSALQLVEPDRKCWEKICKTFLKGR; from the exons ATGAAGGCTGAGAAGGAGAGTAGATCTGGATCATATGCACTTCTGCTAGCAGCAAGGGACTCAGACTATGTGAAGAAAGTGTATGGTGGGTATTTCAATGTGTTTGTTGCAGCGTTTGGGGAAGAAGGAGAGAGGTGGGACTTGTACAGGGTTGTAGAGGGAGAGTTTCCTGGCATGGATGACCTTCAAAGCTATGATGGCTTCGTCGTCAGTGGCAGCCCGTATAATGCTTATGGCAATGACTACTGGATCATGAAACTCTGCTTTCTCTTGCAAACTTTGGATGCCATGGAGAAGAAAGTCCTCGGAATTTGCTTCGGTCATcag GTGTTGTGCAGAGCACTTGGAGGAAAGGTTGGGAAAGCTTATACAGGGTGGGATATTGGGCTGAGGAAAGTGAAGATAGTGAAGGACTTGGCTCCATTCAGCATCCTTAATTACTTGGACGACATGCCGCCTGCGCTTTCCATCATTGAGTGCCACCAAGATGAGGTCTGGGAAGTTCCTTCAGGTGCGGAGGTGATTGCGTACTCGGACAAAACAGGTGTGGAGATGTTCACCATTGGAGGCCACGTTCTGGGCATTCAAGGTCATCCTGAGTACAGTAAGGACATTCTTTTAAATCTCATCGATCGCCTTTTCAACAGCAACTTCATAGAGAAAGGTTTTGCTGAAAACACAAGGTCTGCACTGCAATTAGTTGAACCAGATAGGAAGTGCTGGGAGAAGATCTGCAAGACTTTTCTCAAGGGAAGATAA